GCCCAATAAAAAAATGGGGAATGCCTGAAAATGTATAGGGAAAAATATTGTACCTCAGTGGAGGTGAGCATAAGATAACTAAAAAATGCCCTTTTGTCATAGAAATTGGGCTTTTTTCTAAAAAAAATTTTAAAACGGCTTTGGGACTGGCCTAAAGGGTTTCAATTCTCTCTTTTGACAAATTTGTGCCAATTTGAATATCTATATTATTGACGTGGATTCATTAGAACGTGTATTTGTAGCCCTGGGATCGAATATTCCAGATCGCTCTGCGCATTTGAACGAAGGTCGAGAGATGCTTCGTAAGATTTCTGCTGGCGGTTGGAAAGAAAGTCCTATTTACGAAACCCCTCCGGTTGGTCCGGAAGGCCAGGGTCCTTATTTTAACCAGGTTATATCGTTCTGGTACTCTGGTACGTCATCACGTTTGCTGAATTATTTGAAAGGTGCAGAATTTGTTTTAGGCCGTAAGCCCCGTGGGCATTGGAATTCCAGAGAAATTGATCTGGACTTGCTGTATTTCGGCAAGGAAGTTCGCAAAGGTGTGCCTAATTTACCTCATCCGCAGATTGTTAATCGCCAGTTTGTCCTGGTTCCGCTCAATGATGTGGCTCCCGAATGGGAAGATCCTCAAATGGGCTTTGAAGTCAAGGACATGTTGGCAAATCTCCTCGTCAAAGAGGAGAAGATTCCGTTCCGCGTAATAACCTCGGAGGAACCTTAATATGCTGACTGAAAAAGGTGTTCATTTTTTAGCCATCGAAGGTGTTATTGGTGTGGGTAAGTCTTCTCTCGCGAAGATTATTGCCGACCGTTGGAAAGCTGTGCTTATCGAGGAAAACTTTGCCGAGAATCCGTTCCTGGAAAAGTTCTACCAGAATAGGGAAGCCTACGCCTTCCAGACCCAGCTGTTCTTCTTGCTGGACCGTCACAAGCAGCTTCAGAACTCCGCTCTCCAGAGCGACTTGTTCCACGACTTGCTGGTGAGTGACTACACCTACGAAAAGGACCAGATTTTCGCTGCCCAGAACTTGCAGGAAAGCGAGTACGCCATGTACGAACAAGTGGCTACAACCTTGAACAAAGGTATCCCGCATCCTGACCTGGTGGTTTACCTGCAGGCAAGCGTTCCTACTCTTTTGAACCGTATCCATGGTCGTGGCCGTGCCATGGAAAAGTCCATTGAAGGCTCTTATTTGCAGTCTTTGATGGATAGATATGACCATCATTTCTGGAATTATCCGTATTGCCCGGTCTTGATTATCAATACCGACAATATTGATTTTGTCCACAATGAAAGTCATCTAAATCTTGTGTTGGATGCAATTGCAGCCTGCCCGAGACAAACGACCTATTTCGTTCCAGAAGGTAAATAATGCAAATCATTAAGACAATCGATTCTCTCCGTCAGGCTTTGAAGCCTTTGGCTCAGCAGGGAAAGTCCATCGGCCTCGTTCCGACCATGGGCGCTCTTCATGCTGGTCATGGTGCTTTGATCAAGGCTTCGGTGAATGATTGTGACGTAACTGTTGTTAGCGTTTTCTTGAATCCCATCCAGTTTGGCAAGAACGAGGACCTGGACAAGTATCCCAAGCGTCTCGAAGCCGATGCCAAGCTCGCTGAATCCATTGGCGCTGACTTCGTTTTTGCTCCGTCCGTCGAAGAAATGTATCCGGATGGAGATCCTCTGACTATGGTGCGCGACGAAACCTTGGAAAGCCTGTACTGCGGTGCTTACCGTCCGGGCCATTTCCGTGGTGTTCTGACTGTTGTTTCCAAGTTGTTCCTGATTTCCGGAGCTCATCACGCATACTTTGGCGAAAAGGATTACCAGCAGGTATTCCTGATCGAACGTATGGTGAAGGACCTGTGTTTTGATATTCAGATTCATCGCGTGAAGATTGTTCGTGAAGAATCCGGACTTGCTCTTTCCAGCCGTAATGAATATTTGACTGACGAAGAAAAGGCTCGTTCTCTGGGCATCAGCCTTGGCCTCAAGCAGGCTAAGGAAGCTTACGATGCGGGTGAACGCGGT
The Fibrobacter sp. DNA segment above includes these coding regions:
- the folK gene encoding 2-amino-4-hydroxy-6-hydroxymethyldihydropteridine diphosphokinase translates to MDSLERVFVALGSNIPDRSAHLNEGREMLRKISAGGWKESPIYETPPVGPEGQGPYFNQVISFWYSGTSSRLLNYLKGAEFVLGRKPRGHWNSREIDLDLLYFGKEVRKGVPNLPHPQIVNRQFVLVPLNDVAPEWEDPQMGFEVKDMLANLLVKEEKIPFRVITSEEP
- a CDS encoding deoxynucleoside kinase; the encoded protein is MLTEKGVHFLAIEGVIGVGKSSLAKIIADRWKAVLIEENFAENPFLEKFYQNREAYAFQTQLFFLLDRHKQLQNSALQSDLFHDLLVSDYTYEKDQIFAAQNLQESEYAMYEQVATTLNKGIPHPDLVVYLQASVPTLLNRIHGRGRAMEKSIEGSYLQSLMDRYDHHFWNYPYCPVLIINTDNIDFVHNESHLNLVLDAIAACPRQTTYFVPEGK
- the panC gene encoding pantoate--beta-alanine ligase, which encodes MQIIKTIDSLRQALKPLAQQGKSIGLVPTMGALHAGHGALIKASVNDCDVTVVSVFLNPIQFGKNEDLDKYPKRLEADAKLAESIGADFVFAPSVEEMYPDGDPLTMVRDETLESLYCGAYRPGHFRGVLTVVSKLFLISGAHHAYFGEKDYQQVFLIERMVKDLCFDIQIHRVKIVREESGLALSSRNEYLTDEEKARSLGISLGLKQAKEAYDAGERGVVKIRDTVVKSILANRGQVQFVEVVNQKTLQKFNAGMLGAEDKAVILVAAFFGKTRLIDNIELN